One Spinacia oleracea cultivar Varoflay chromosome 4, BTI_SOV_V1, whole genome shotgun sequence DNA segment encodes these proteins:
- the LOC130459629 gene encoding uncharacterized protein — MGVDKPSLVVDLVEDHLSGIPADVRSQIPAEVARRARSSGGKYYSNVVQTYRASSGSSSYSPRHPKAIVFPIAKDKGKDAAAAEDENVPATPHYSSKDRVAICRKVFKAVPAEYVASLPGRKTDAQFGAIQATLLDLFCRMEFCKSWKTRTAEELKAQVAESTHHGDYAFKSIEEVRLQMQTTIDLQAKEVAALRSDKAELLKKILAQDKDMVAMVEEAKTAAAEIRALQDQLREYPQVKEAAEEAEHLRGELETARSQVRTLRERLLESYDQGEQATKDAVKHAWESHMSEYDLGWFQRRMEHSAAVLAAERLGQPPPEFVSSDDEDDAAAP, encoded by the exons atgggcgtggacaagccgtctctggtggtGGACTTGGTGGAGGACCATCTTTCGGGaatcccggccgacgtccgctctcagataccggcggaggtggcccgccgagctaggtcttcgggcggtaagtattattcgaacgtcgttcagacgtatcgagcctcctctggcagttcttcttactctccgcgtcatcctaaggccattgtttttcctatagccaaagacaaagggaaggatgcagctgctgccgaggatgagaacgtacctgctactccccactattcgtcaaaggatagggtggctatatgccgcaaggtttttaaggccgtccccgcagagtatgttgcttctcttcctggccgcaagactgacgcccagtttggtgcgatccaggccactcttctcgac ttgttctgccgcatggaattctgcaagagctggaagacccgcactgctgaggagctcaaagctcaggtggctgagtccacccaccatggtgactatgcgttcaagtccattgaagaggtccgcctgcagatgcagacgaccatagaccttcaagcgaaggaggtggctgcgttgagatctgacaaggccgagctgcttaagaagatcttggcgcaggacaaggacatggtggcaatggtcgaggaggccaagacagcggcggcggaaatacgggcgcttcaggaccagttgcgggagtaccctcaggtcaaagaggcggctgaggaagccgagcatcttcgtggggagctagagacggccagatcgcaagttcgcaccttgcgtgagcgtcttctggaatcctatgatcagggggaacaagcgaccaaggacgctgttaagcacgcctgggagagccacatgtcagagtatgatcttgggtggttccagcggcgaatggagcacagtgccgctgtgttggctgctgaacgtcttggtcagccgccccctgagtttgtatcatctgatgacgaggacgatgcggccgccccctga
- the LOC110784757 gene encoding uncharacterized protein encodes METKLKLKAINNVFCKCIRFQPTCARPSALSFPSPASLFSPLSTHSVKVYGSVVAHGTEPIAYNNDNNKNLLQVVLVSPQIPGNTGCIARTCAASSVKLHLVEPLGFPINDTKLKRAGLDYWPYVVVKVHSSWAEFREYFSLQDGEKRLLAFTKRGTSIHSDFSYRPGDWLVFGSETSGLPPLALDDCTNEAYGGATIKIPMVDTYVRCLNLSVSVGIAVYEASRQLNYEQLQSSCENPFITEDIFA; translated from the exons ATGGAGACAAAGTTGAAATTAAAAGCCATAAACAATGTTTTCTGCAAATGCATCCGATTTCAACCGACTTGTGCTCGTCCATCTGCTCTCTCCTTCCCATCGCCTGCTTCGCTCTTCTCGCCACTCTCCACTCACT CTGTTAAGGTTTATGGAAGTGTTGTCGCTCATGGAACGGAACCAATCGCTTATAACAATGACAACAACAAGAACTTGCTTCAAGTAGTTTTGGTGTCTCCTCAG ATTCCTGGAAATACCGGGTGCATCGCCAGAACATGTGCTGCATCAAGTGTTAAACTACACCTTGTCGAG CCATTGGGATTTCCCATCAATGATACCAAACTCAAACGTGCTGGACTGGATTACTGGCC GTATGTAGTTGTCAAAGTACATTCTTCCTGGGCTGAGTTTCGAGAGTATTTCTCACTTCAA GATGGAGAGAAACGACTATTGGCTTTCACAAAGAGGGGGACATCAATACATTCA GACTTTTCATATAGACCTGGTGATTGGCTTGTGTTCGGATCAGAAACTAGCGGGCTGCCCCCTCTTGCACTGGACGACTGTACAAATGAAGCATATGGTGGTGCAACCATTAAAATTCCTATGGTGGATACCTATGTCAGGTGTTTAAATCTTTCTGTCAGTGTAGGCATTGCTGTTTATGAAGCTTCGAGACAACTAAACTACGAGCAACTCCAATCTTCGTGTGAAAATCCATTTATTACAGAAGATATTTTTGCTTAG